In Magnetospirillum sp. XM-1, a single window of DNA contains:
- a CDS encoding STAS domain-containing protein, with amino-acid sequence MQFRIKTDGATVTVALEGQLNFAANEDFQKLLNQLSEAGGKKVVLDMAGLTHIDSVGLGLLYIAREDLAERRTEITLANPHDNVYRMLELTEANKTFEILR; translated from the coding sequence ATGCAGTTCAGAATAAAGACGGATGGCGCCACGGTGACGGTCGCCCTGGAAGGCCAGCTGAATTTCGCCGCCAACGAGGATTTCCAGAAACTGCTCAACCAGTTGAGCGAGGCGGGAGGCAAGAAGGTGGTGCTCGACATGGCCGGGCTCACCCATATCGATTCGGTTGGGCTCGGGCTGCTGTACATCGCCCGCGAGGACCTGGCCGAACGCCGCACGGAGATCACCCTCGCCAATCCCCACGACAACGTCTATCGCATGCTGGAATTGACCGAGGCGAACAAGACGTTTGAAATCCTGCGCTGA
- a CDS encoding ParA family protein, which produces MRPYIVAIFNQKGGISKTTTSTNLAVCLAAFGKSVVVIDLDSQGDSTKSLGIDPKTKQGIYDLFTNGAAVEDVMVETMFDGVRVLPSTYSLAGIEIKLSEMQNSQRTLSNILAHTALDCDYVVIDCPPALGILPINALASAHAVIIPVTATPYANDGLLRTLPSIKYVQEGLNKNLLLQGVLFTINDKNKTTRKINELIRSRLGGTVYRTEIPRDNTVIEAATSRLPVCVFAPKSPAAQAHLDFTEEFIGRHVAIAAKNNETVSPHSPRDEAIGRLTRWQGVCAESAIPADDARLRQKTDQLDRMLYGDRTRMERWHLEVVHFFIENRLSLAAFLIVMLLGGLALLGVGIEGARRLAGLLGFV; this is translated from the coding sequence ATGAGACCGTATATCGTCGCCATCTTCAATCAGAAGGGTGGGATCTCCAAGACCACCACCAGCACCAATCTGGCGGTTTGCTTGGCCGCATTTGGAAAATCGGTGGTGGTCATCGATCTGGACTCGCAAGGCGATTCCACCAAGAGCCTGGGGATTGATCCCAAGACCAAGCAAGGCATCTATGATCTTTTCACCAACGGCGCCGCGGTCGAGGACGTCATGGTGGAAACCATGTTTGACGGCGTCAGGGTGCTGCCCTCCACCTACAGCCTGGCCGGCATCGAGATCAAGCTGTCGGAGATGCAGAATTCCCAGCGCACGCTCTCCAACATCCTGGCGCATACGGCGCTGGATTGCGATTACGTGGTGATCGACTGCCCGCCGGCCCTGGGCATCCTGCCCATCAACGCGCTGGCCTCGGCCCATGCGGTGATCATTCCCGTCACCGCCACCCCTTACGCCAATGACGGGCTGCTGCGCACGCTGCCCTCCATCAAGTACGTGCAGGAGGGGCTGAACAAGAACCTGCTGCTGCAAGGCGTGCTGTTCACCATCAACGACAAGAACAAGACCACCCGCAAGATCAACGAACTGATCCGTTCGCGCCTGGGCGGCACGGTCTACCGGACCGAGATCCCGCGCGACAACACGGTGATCGAGGCGGCCACCTCGCGGCTGCCGGTCTGCGTCTTCGCGCCCAAGTCGCCGGCGGCCCAGGCCCATCTGGACTTCACCGAGGAATTCATCGGCCGCCACGTGGCCATCGCCGCCAAGAACAACGAGACGGTGAGCCCCCATTCCCCGCGCGACGAGGCCATCGGACGCCTGACCCGCTGGCAGGGAGTCTGCGCCGAGAGCGCCATTCCCGCCGACGACGCCCGCCTGCGCCAGAAGACGGACCAATTGGACCGCATGCTGTACGGCGATCGGACCCGCATGGAGCGCTGGCATCTGGAAGTGGTGCATTTCTTCATCGAGAACCGCCTGTCGCTGGCGGCCTTCCTGATCGTGATGCTGCTGGGGGGGCTGGCCCTCCTGGGTGTGGGAATCGAGGGCGCCCGCCGGCTGGCCGGGCTGCTCGGTTTCGTCTGA
- a CDS encoding chemotaxis protein CheW, translating into MAPRPADVSGIVMFRLAGQGFGLPVDDVREVVPLAWLDRPPHLPAMIEGILNLGGQAVPVLRLDRLLGVEGSHYGMDASILIMRPRPGGGVLGLLVEHVDGVREFGDFTAMDLPPGQSFNDCLAEVVERDGRSMNLLAWDRILLSQEQAALAEFQARTQQRLDALTEFGP; encoded by the coding sequence ATGGCGCCAAGACCCGCCGACGTTTCCGGTATCGTGATGTTCCGCCTGGCCGGGCAAGGATTCGGCCTGCCGGTGGACGACGTGCGCGAAGTGGTGCCGCTGGCCTGGCTCGACCGGCCGCCGCATCTGCCGGCCATGATCGAGGGCATCTTGAACCTCGGCGGTCAGGCCGTTCCGGTTCTGCGCCTCGATCGGCTGCTGGGGGTGGAGGGCAGCCATTACGGCATGGACGCCTCCATCCTGATCATGCGGCCCCGTCCGGGGGGCGGCGTGCTGGGATTGCTGGTCGAGCACGTGGACGGCGTGCGCGAGTTCGGCGACTTCACCGCCATGGATCTTCCCCCCGGCCAGTCCTTCAACGATTGCCTGGCCGAGGTGGTGGAGCGGGACGGGCGTTCCATGAACCTTTTGGCCTGGGACCGCATCCTGCTGAGCCAAGAGCAGGCGGCGCTGGCCGAGTTCCAGGCCCGGACCCAGCAACGGCTCGACGCCCTGACGGAATTCGGGCCATGA